The genomic DNA TTATTCAACTAAAAACATACCAATAAGGAGGTAAGCGACAATGGCACTTAAACATTATAAGCCAATTACTAATGGTCGTCGTAATATGACTACATTAGATTTTGCTGAGATCACAAAATCTGAACCCGAAAAGTCATTATTACAACCGCTACCGAAAAAAGCGGGTCGTAACAACCAAGGTAAATTGACAGTACGTCACCATGGTGGCGGTCACAAACGTCAATACCGTGTTATTGATTTCAAACGTAACAAAGATGGAATTCCAGGTAAAGTGGATTCAATCCAATATGATCCAAACAGATCAGCAAACATTGCTTTAATCGTCTATGCAGATGGTGAAAAACGCTACATTATCGCACCTAAAGGCTTAGAAGTAGGTCAAGTCATTGAAAGTGGTTCAGAAGCTGACATCAAAGTTGGTAACGCACTTCAATTAAAAGACATTCCAGTCGGTACAGTTATTCACAATATCGAATTAAAACCAGGACGTGGCGGTCAACTTGCTCGTTCAGCAGGTGCAAGCGCACAAGTACTTGGTAAAGAAGGTAAATATGTACTTGTAAGACTTCGCTCTGGTGAAGTACGTATGATTCTTTCAACTTGCCGTGCTACAATCGGACAAGTTGGTAACTTACAACACGAACTTGTTAACGTTGGTAAAGCTGGTAAATCTAGATGGTTAGGTAAACGCCCAACAGTTCGTGGTTCTGTAATGAACCCTAACGATCACCCACACGGTGGTGGTGAAGGTCGCGCACCAATCGGTCGTCCATCACCAATGTCACCATGGGGTAAACCTACGCTTGGTAAGAAAACACGTCGTGGTAAAAAAACGTTCTGATAAACTTATCGTACGTGGACGTAAGAGAAAATAAAAATAGCTTATTTGGGTGTGCGGCGTAATCGCTGCACGCACATAATAAGAAAGGAGGCGCCACTATGGCTCGTAGTATTAAAAAGGGACCTTTCGTCGATGATCACTTAATGAAAAAAGTGGAAGCTCAAGGCGATAGCGAGAAAAAGCAAGTAATTAAAACATGGTCACGTCGTTCAACAATTTTCCCAAACTTTATTGGGCACACATTTGCTGTATACGATGGACGTAAACATGTACCTGTATATGTAACTGAAGATATGGTTGGACACAAATTAGGTGAATTTGCTCCAACACGTACATTCAAAGGACATGCTGCAGACGATAAGAAAACAAGAAGATAAGCAATCTTTAATGAGTAGAGGAGGAAAAACGAATGGAAGCAAAAGCGGTTGCTAGAACGATCAGAATCGCACCTCGTAAAGTAAGATTAGTATTAGACCTAATCCGAGGAAAAGATGTTAGAGAAGCAGTAGCGATTTTAAAATTAACAAACAAAGCTTCTTCTCCAGTAGTAGAAAAATTATTAATGTCCGCTTTAGCTAATGCAGAGCACAACTATGGCATGAACACAGATGAATTAGTTGTTAAAGAAGCATATGCTAACGAAGGACCAACATTAAAACGTTTCCGTCCACGTGCGCAAGGACGTGCAAGCGCAATTAACAAAAGAACAAGCCACATCACAATCGTAGTGAGTGATGGTAAAGAGGAAGCTCAAGAAGCTTAATCAAATATTAAGGAGGGAATACCGTGGGTCAAAAAATTAATCCAATCGGTCTTCGTGTTGGTATTATCCGTGACTGGGAAGCGAAATGGTTCGCAGAGAAAGATTTCGCATCACTTTTACATGAAGATTTAAAAATTCGTAAATTTATTGATAACGCATTAAAAGACGCTTCAGTATCTCACGTTGAGATTGAGCGTGCTGCTAACCGCATTAACATCGCAATTCATACTGGTAAACCAGGTATGGTTATCGGTAAAGGCGGTTCTGAAATCGAAAAACTTCGTAACAAATTAAATCAATTAACTGATAAAAAAGTTCACATCAACGTTATTGAAATCAAGAAAGTTGATCTTGATGCACGTTTAGTTGCTGAAAACATTGCACGTCAATTAGAAAACCGTGCTTCATTCCGTCGTGTTCAAAAACAAGCTATCGGAAGAGCAATGAAATTAGGTGCTAAAGGTATCAAAACTCAAGTTTCAGGTCGTTTAGGCGGTGCAGACATCGCACGTGCTGAACAATACTCAGAAGGAACTGTACCACTTCATACTTTACGTGCAGACATCGATTATGCACATGCAGAAGCTGACACAACTTATGGTAAGTTAGGTGTTAAAGTATGGATTTATCGTGGTGAAGTTCTTCCTACTAAGAAAAATAGTGAAGGAGGAAAATAATTATGTTACTACCAAAGCGTGTAAAATATCGTCGTCAACATCGTCCTGACACTAAAGGTCGTTCAAAAGGCGGTAACTTTGTAACATTCGGTGAGTTTGGTCTTCAAGCAACAACAACTTCATGGATCACATCTCGTCAAATCGAATCAGCTCGTATTGCTATGACACGTTACATGAAACGTGGCGGGAAAGTTTGGATTAAAATCTTCCCTCACACTCCATATACACAAAAACCTTTAGAAGTACGTATGGGTGCTGGTAAAGGTGCGGTTGAAGGCTGGATCGCAGTAGTAAAACCAGGTAGAATTTTATTTGAAGTTGCAGGCGTATCTGAAGAAGTTGCGCGTGAAGCATTACGTTTAGCGAGTCACAAACTTCCAGTTAAAACGAAGTTTGTAAAACGTGAAGAATTGGGTGGTGAAACAAATGAAAGCTAAGGAAATTAGAGACTTAACCACTTCAGAAATCGAAGAGCAAATCAAATCTTCAAAAGAAGAGCTTTTTAACCTACGCTTTCAATTAGCTACAGGTCAATTAGAAGAGACGGCACGCATTAAAACAGTAAGAAAAACAATTGCACGTCTAAAAACTGTTGCACGTGAAAGAGAATTAGAACAAGGTAAAGCAAACCAATAATGATTGAAAGAGGAGGTTACTAAAGTGAGCGAAAGAAATGATCGTAAAGTTTACGTTGGTAAAGTTGTTTCAGATAAAATGGACAAAACAATCACTGTTTTAGTTGAAACATATAAAACACACAAACTATATGGTAAACGTGTAAAATACTCTAAAAAATATAAAACACATGACGAAAACAATACAGCTAAAATCGGAGATATCGTTAGAATCCAAGAAACTCGTCCTTTATCAGCGACAAAACGTTTCCGTTTAGTAGAAATCGTCGAAGAATCAGTAATTATTTAATGACTATTTAAAAGATAAGGGAGGTTTAATCATGATACAACAAGAAACACGCTTAAAAGTAGCAGACAACTCTGGTGCTCGTGAAGTACTTACAATCAAAGTATTAGGTGGATCTGGCCGTAAAACTGCTAACATCGGTGACGTTATTGTAGCTACTGTTAAAAATGCTACACCTGGAGGCGTTGTTAAGAAAGGCGATGTTGTTAAAGCTGTTGTCGTACGTACTAAATCAGGTGTACGTCGTAAAGACGGTTCATACATCAAATTTGATGAAAATGCATGTGTTGTAATTCGTGATGACAAAGGACCACGTGGTACACGTATCTTTGGTCCAGTAGCACGTGAATTACGTGAAGGAAACTTTATGAAAATCGTTTCCCTTGCACCAGAAGTACTATAATTAATCGTAAATAATAATCATAAATCTTAAGGAGGTGCCCACATGCATATCAAAAAAGGTGACAACGTAATCGTTATCGCAGGTAAAGACAAAGGTAAAACTGGTAAAGTTGTAGCAACTGAACCTAAAAAAGACCGTGTCGTTGTGGAAGGTGTAAACATCGTTAAAAAACACCAAAAACCAACTCAATTTAATCCTGAAGGTGGAATCTTAGAAACTGAAGCAGCAATTCACGTTTCTAATGTACAAATATTAGACCCTAAAACAAACGAACCAACTCGTGTTGGATACAAATTTGTTGATGGTAAAAAAGTAAGAATCGCTAAAAAATCTGGCGAAGAAATCAAGTCTAATTCATAATAGTTGAAAGGAGGATCCACTTTGAACCGTTTAAAAGAAAAATTTAACTCAGAAGTTACTGAAAACTTAGTTAAGAAATTTAACTACAGTTCAGTAATGGAAGTACCAAAAATCGAAAAGATCGTTGTGAACATGGGTGTTGGTGACGCAGTACAAAACTCAAAAGTTTTAGATAACGCTGTTGAGGAATTAACTGCAATCACTGGTCAAAAACCATTAATCACTAAAGCGAAAAAATCAGTTGCAACATTCCGTTTACGTGAAGGTATGCCAATCGGTGCAAAAGTAACTTTACGTGGCGAAAGAATGTATGAATTCCTAGATAAATTAATCTCAGTATCACTTCCACGTGTACGTGACTTCCGTGGTGTTTCTAAAAACGCATTTGACGGTCGCGGTAACTACACTCTAGGTGTTAAAGAACAATTAATCTTCCCTGAGATTGACTACGATAAAGTATCAAAAGTACGTGGTATGGATATCGTTATCGTTACAACTGCTAATACAGACGAAGAAGCGCGCGAATTATTAACGCAATTCGGTATGCCGTTTCAAAAATAATTTCTGAAGGAGGCGAATTAAATGGCTAAAAAATCAATGGTTGCTAAACAACAACGTGAACAAAAGTTCCAAGTTCGTGAATATACACGTTGTGAACAATGTGGTCGTCCACATTCTGTATTTCGTAAATTTAAACTTTGCCGTATTTGTTTCCGTGAATTAGCTTACAAAGGTCAAATTCCTGGCGTACGTAAAGCTAGCTGGTAAAAATTTAACTCTTGAAAGGAGGCAACAAACTATGACATTGTCAGATCCAATTGCAGATATGCTTACTCGTGTAAGAAACGCAAACATGGTGCGTCACGAAAAATTAGAATTACCTGCATCAAATATTAAAAAAGAAATTGCTGAAATCCTTAAAAACGAAGGTTTCATCAAAAATGTAGAATATATCGAAGATGATAAACAAGGTGTTATCCGTTTATTCTTAAAATATGGTTCAAACAACGAGCGTGTTATTACAGGCTTAAAACGTATTTCTAAACCTGGTTTACGTGTATATGCGAAAGCAAACGAAGTACCTAAAGTATTAAACGGTTTAGGTATCGCATTAGTTTCTACTTCTGAAGGTGTAATCACTGATAAAGAAGCAAGAAAACGTAATGTTGGTGGAGAAGTATTAGCATACATTTGGTAAGATATAATAAATAAGGAGGTGCCATAGCATGAGCCGTGTTGGTAAAAAAATTATCGAAATCCCTAGCGACGTTACTGTAACTATCGAAGGTAATACAGTTTCAGTTAAAGGGCCTAAAGGTGAATTATCACGAACTTTAAATGAAGAAATGACTTACAAACAAGAAGAAAACACACTTGAAGTTGTTAGACCATCAGATTCTAAAGAACACAGAACTGTTCATGGTACAACTCGTGCGTTAATCAATAACATGGTACAAGGTGTATCTAAAGGATACGAAAAATCACTTGAACTTATCGGTGTAGGTTACCGTGCTCAAGTACAAGGTAAAAATCTTGTATTAAACGTTGGTTACTCTCACCCAGTTGAAATCGAAGCTGCTGAAGGCATTACTTTCTCAGTAGATAAAAACACAACTGTTAAGGTTGAAGGT from Staphylococcus schleiferi includes the following:
- the rpsS gene encoding 30S ribosomal protein S19, with translation MARSIKKGPFVDDHLMKKVEAQGDSEKKQVIKTWSRRSTIFPNFIGHTFAVYDGRKHVPVYVTEDMVGHKLGEFAPTRTFKGHAADDKKTRR
- the rplV gene encoding 50S ribosomal protein L22, whose protein sequence is MEAKAVARTIRIAPRKVRLVLDLIRGKDVREAVAILKLTNKASSPVVEKLLMSALANAEHNYGMNTDELVVKEAYANEGPTLKRFRPRAQGRASAINKRTSHITIVVSDGKEEAQEA
- the rpsC gene encoding 30S ribosomal protein S3 — translated: MGQKINPIGLRVGIIRDWEAKWFAEKDFASLLHEDLKIRKFIDNALKDASVSHVEIERAANRINIAIHTGKPGMVIGKGGSEIEKLRNKLNQLTDKKVHINVIEIKKVDLDARLVAENIARQLENRASFRRVQKQAIGRAMKLGAKGIKTQVSGRLGGADIARAEQYSEGTVPLHTLRADIDYAHAEADTTYGKLGVKVWIYRGEVLPTKKNSEGGK
- the rplP gene encoding 50S ribosomal protein L16; amino-acid sequence: MLLPKRVKYRRQHRPDTKGRSKGGNFVTFGEFGLQATTTSWITSRQIESARIAMTRYMKRGGKVWIKIFPHTPYTQKPLEVRMGAGKGAVEGWIAVVKPGRILFEVAGVSEEVAREALRLASHKLPVKTKFVKREELGGETNES
- the rpmC gene encoding 50S ribosomal protein L29; translated protein: MKAKEIRDLTTSEIEEQIKSSKEELFNLRFQLATGQLEETARIKTVRKTIARLKTVARERELEQGKANQ
- the rpsQ gene encoding 30S ribosomal protein S17 is translated as MSERNDRKVYVGKVVSDKMDKTITVLVETYKTHKLYGKRVKYSKKYKTHDENNTAKIGDIVRIQETRPLSATKRFRLVEIVEESVII
- the rplN gene encoding 50S ribosomal protein L14; the protein is MIQQETRLKVADNSGAREVLTIKVLGGSGRKTANIGDVIVATVKNATPGGVVKKGDVVKAVVVRTKSGVRRKDGSYIKFDENACVVIRDDKGPRGTRIFGPVARELREGNFMKIVSLAPEVL
- the rplX gene encoding 50S ribosomal protein L24, translated to MHIKKGDNVIVIAGKDKGKTGKVVATEPKKDRVVVEGVNIVKKHQKPTQFNPEGGILETEAAIHVSNVQILDPKTNEPTRVGYKFVDGKKVRIAKKSGEEIKSNS
- the rplE gene encoding 50S ribosomal protein L5; translated protein: MNRLKEKFNSEVTENLVKKFNYSSVMEVPKIEKIVVNMGVGDAVQNSKVLDNAVEELTAITGQKPLITKAKKSVATFRLREGMPIGAKVTLRGERMYEFLDKLISVSLPRVRDFRGVSKNAFDGRGNYTLGVKEQLIFPEIDYDKVSKVRGMDIVIVTTANTDEEARELLTQFGMPFQK
- a CDS encoding type Z 30S ribosomal protein S14 — protein: MAKKSMVAKQQREQKFQVREYTRCEQCGRPHSVFRKFKLCRICFRELAYKGQIPGVRKASW
- the rpsH gene encoding 30S ribosomal protein S8 — its product is MTLSDPIADMLTRVRNANMVRHEKLELPASNIKKEIAEILKNEGFIKNVEYIEDDKQGVIRLFLKYGSNNERVITGLKRISKPGLRVYAKANEVPKVLNGLGIALVSTSEGVITDKEARKRNVGGEVLAYIW
- the rplF gene encoding 50S ribosomal protein L6; this encodes MSRVGKKIIEIPSDVTVTIEGNTVSVKGPKGELSRTLNEEMTYKQEENTLEVVRPSDSKEHRTVHGTTRALINNMVQGVSKGYEKSLELIGVGYRAQVQGKNLVLNVGYSHPVEIEAAEGITFSVDKNTTVKVEGIDKELVGATASKIRDVRPPEPYKGKGIRYQGEYVRRKEGKTGK